The genomic interval AGTTTCTTCCATTATACAATCTCCCCCCGACCCCATTGCCTACCCCCCACCTCCCTATGATAATCTATTCCCTTGAGTCCTGTTTCTCCAGTTTACCCCACCGAAATCAAGTGTCTAGACAACCCCGTTTACTCATTGCCGCTAGTGGCACAGGGGGGCATCTTTTCCCCGCTTTGGCTGTCGCTAAAAAACTAAATGGATACCACATACAATGGTTAGGAGTGCCCCACCGTTTAGAGGCTTCCGTGGTGCCCAGTTGTTACCCCCTCCACACCGTCGATTTGGATGGCCTTCAAACCAATTCTATTTTGAATGCAGCTGTACTACTGGTAAAAATGTTGAAGGCCACCATCAAGGTTTATAGGATAATAAACCGGGAGAAAATCCAGGTGGTGTTTACTACAGGGGGTTATATTGCGGCGCCAGCCATTATTGCGGCTAAACTGGCAAGAATTCCCGTGATTTTACATGAATCCAATTGCATCCCCGGAAAAGTCACTAGATGGTTTGCCTCCTGGTGTGATTTAGTGGCGGTAGGCTTCCACAACACCCAAAAGCGTCTTAAAAGGGCGACAACCCAGTGGATTAGTACCCCTGTGAGGGAGGAGTTTCTTGAGCCACAGCCACTAGAAT from Geminocystis sp. M7585_C2015_104 carries:
- the murG gene encoding undecaprenyldiphospho-muramoylpentapeptide beta-N-acetylglucosaminyltransferase, with amino-acid sequence MIIYSLESCFSSLPHRNQVSRQPRLLIAASGTGGHLFPALAVAKKLNGYHIQWLGVPHRLEASVVPSCYPLHTVDLDGLQTNSILNAAVLLVKMLKATIKVYRIINREKIQVVFTTGGYIAAPAIIAAKLARIPVILHESNCIPGKVTRWFASWCDLVAVGFHNTQKRLKRATTQWISTPVREEFLEPQPLELDIPENVPLVVAMGGSQGAVALNKLVRRAASRILSTGAYLVHLTGSQDEDFGTFSHPRYLEMPFYDKMAALLQRANLAISRAGASSLTELAITRTPSIVIPYPFAADDHQFYNGQEFVNAGASLMFRQEHITPELLAETVIYLLQHPDKLSYMAQRASLLASPDSANILAEIISRFVSSSFH